The Bacteroidota bacterium genome has a segment encoding these proteins:
- a CDS encoding caspase family protein, which translates to MPKPFHSLSLAEFKLLLDDYPFTRQINEVHMHHTWIPNHDQDRGLASVEAMWRYHTQHLGWSDIAQHLTIDKHGTLWTGRDWNAVPASAGGFNGNRAAGPFMFEMIGDFDLGRDPFEDPQRDATLRVIALVQRRFGLPPEALKFHREMGPKTCPGTAIDKGAVLDAVRAIHAHLDAADQEDESITEDTLDELGLGLRAEPFGPDMLAVPDIIADLTGALPPTPIGEGPRGRSGLQGPDPADAELPDHYTTDEIIMLTGGAPMADTDTMDVMADLSTDARGGGSGGDLTADMLDELQPHVINLTQGRLSSTGTFQTTEDDVERIFEEMLPKALQTARELGQPLHLVFYAHGGLVKENDALRTAHRHLMWWRQAPNVYPIHFVWETGLPRILWEIVSGWVGRREVMAGTRGITDGTDWLIERLLDKPGERVWRQMKDNARFASTPSQPGAPGGDAAVVAEALGGFVRRFSKAFNDGEIQLHAVGHSAGAVFHNYFVPVALAKGAKRFKSLHYMAPAVRVDRFQDYVGALVGKTVDHCTIYTMTKHQELDDDCITLYRKSLLYLIYYALENRRKTPILGLDVSLRSDDALKTLFGLNGRQSDVGEVVFSNKHAPYGPRSSRALSHGAFDTDPWTLHSLFRRIVGRAPEREFQAESQDRSVETFDVAAFEAMLLDGLGVGSEMTASSIVPTHPTPVFPLPSPPPPPGPSRPDLPVTPLPSPPISLPPISLPPTTLPPTSGGGQAPPLVHRVQGRRIALCVGIDAYPQDPLGGCVNDARAWAQALRARGFDTTLMTDGQATYDALVGALQRLVAAGEPGDVLVFQFAGHGTFFLDTSGDEATGEDQAFCPVDFRRGATLLDDEVRELYAQLAPGVNLTSFIDCCHSGSITRLALSGDRRVRSVSPNTAMWNFRAERRRALAGSRAVGSRAAMRDVAFSAAQPDELAFETGGQGDFTRRALRVLGRDGAVTNRAFHDAVVAAFGPSRRQTPFFDAPDWAHDRPLLAPYPIDSDDENPADLDPLPFSDPALVESVLAMNRKLDQLLSRL; encoded by the coding sequence ATGCCCAAGCCGTTCCATTCGCTGTCGCTTGCTGAATTCAAGCTGCTCCTCGACGACTACCCCTTCACGCGCCAGATCAACGAGGTGCACATGCACCACACGTGGATCCCCAACCACGACCAAGACCGCGGCCTAGCGTCCGTAGAGGCGATGTGGCGCTACCACACGCAGCACCTCGGCTGGAGCGACATCGCCCAGCACCTCACCATCGACAAGCACGGCACGCTGTGGACGGGGCGCGACTGGAACGCGGTGCCTGCGAGCGCAGGGGGCTTCAACGGCAACCGCGCTGCGGGGCCGTTCATGTTCGAGATGATCGGCGACTTCGACCTCGGCCGTGACCCGTTTGAGGATCCACAGCGGGACGCTACGCTGAGGGTGATCGCCCTCGTCCAGCGGCGCTTTGGACTACCGCCCGAGGCGCTGAAGTTCCACCGGGAGATGGGGCCGAAGACGTGTCCGGGCACGGCCATCGACAAGGGGGCCGTCCTGGACGCCGTGCGCGCCATCCATGCCCACCTTGACGCGGCTGACCAGGAGGACGAATCCATCACAGAGGACACCCTCGACGAACTCGGCCTGGGCCTGCGCGCCGAGCCGTTCGGGCCCGACATGTTGGCGGTGCCGGACATCATCGCCGACCTCACCGGCGCCCTTCCACCCACACCCATCGGCGAAGGACCTCGCGGACGGAGTGGGCTGCAGGGTCCCGACCCCGCCGATGCCGAACTGCCGGACCACTACACCACCGACGAGATCATCATGCTCACCGGCGGCGCGCCCATGGCGGATACGGACACGATGGATGTGATGGCCGACCTGAGCACAGACGCGCGGGGCGGCGGCTCCGGCGGCGACCTGACCGCGGACATGCTCGACGAACTGCAGCCGCATGTGATCAACCTCACGCAGGGCCGCCTCTCCTCGACAGGCACCTTCCAGACCACCGAGGATGACGTGGAGCGCATCTTCGAGGAGATGCTGCCGAAGGCGCTGCAAACGGCCCGCGAGCTCGGCCAGCCGCTCCACCTCGTTTTCTACGCCCACGGCGGCCTCGTCAAGGAAAACGACGCCCTGCGGACGGCCCACCGCCACCTGATGTGGTGGCGGCAGGCCCCCAATGTCTATCCCATCCACTTTGTTTGGGAGACGGGCCTCCCGCGCATCCTGTGGGAGATCGTGAGCGGCTGGGTCGGGCGACGCGAGGTCATGGCGGGCACCCGCGGTATCACGGATGGCACCGACTGGCTCATCGAGCGCCTGCTCGACAAGCCGGGCGAGCGCGTCTGGCGGCAGATGAAGGACAACGCGCGGTTCGCCTCGACGCCGTCGCAGCCGGGCGCTCCCGGCGGGGACGCGGCCGTGGTCGCCGAGGCGCTGGGCGGCTTCGTGCGCCGCTTCAGCAAGGCCTTCAACGACGGCGAGATCCAACTCCACGCCGTCGGCCATAGCGCGGGCGCCGTGTTCCACAACTACTTCGTCCCGGTCGCTCTGGCGAAAGGCGCCAAACGCTTCAAGAGCCTGCACTACATGGCGCCAGCAGTCCGCGTCGACCGCTTCCAAGACTATGTGGGCGCACTCGTCGGCAAGACGGTGGATCACTGCACGATCTACACGATGACGAAGCACCAGGAGTTGGACGACGACTGCATCACGCTCTATCGGAAGTCGCTGCTCTACCTGATCTACTACGCCCTCGAAAACCGCCGCAAGACGCCCATCCTCGGCCTCGACGTGTCGCTCCGCAGCGACGACGCGCTGAAGACGCTCTTCGGGCTCAACGGGCGGCAGTCGGACGTAGGTGAGGTCGTCTTCTCGAACAAGCACGCCCCGTACGGGCCGCGTTCGAGCCGGGCGCTCTCGCACGGCGCCTTCGATACCGATCCCTGGACGCTGCACAGCCTCTTCCGTCGCATTGTCGGACGCGCTCCCGAGCGCGAGTTCCAGGCGGAGTCGCAGGACCGCTCCGTCGAGACGTTCGACGTAGCCGCGTTCGAGGCTATGTTGTTGGACGGGCTGGGCGTGGGCAGCGAGATGACCGCCTCGTCGATCGTTCCGACGCACCCAACCCCGGTGTTTCCGCTGCCGTCCCCTCCCCCGCCACCTGGACCGTCGCGCCCGGACCTGCCGGTCACGCCGCTCCCTTCTCCGCCGATCTCATTACCCCCGATCTCATTACCGCCGACCACATTACCGCCGACCTCTGGGGGCGGGCAGGCGCCGCCCCTTGTGCACCGAGTCCAGGGGCGCCGGATCGCCCTGTGCGTGGGCATCGATGCGTATCCGCAGGACCCCCTCGGCGGGTGCGTGAACGACGCGCGGGCGTGGGCGCAGGCCCTCCGCGCGCGCGGCTTCGACACGACGCTGATGACCGACGGTCAGGCGACCTACGACGCGCTCGTCGGTGCCCTCCAGCGCCTCGTGGCCGCAGGCGAGCCCGGTGACGTGCTCGTGTTCCAGTTCGCGGGCCACGGCACCTTCTTCCTCGACACCAGCGGCGACGAGGCCACAGGCGAAGACCAGGCGTTCTGCCCCGTCGACTTCCGGCGCGGCGCCACCCTGCTCGACGACGAGGTCCGAGAGTTGTATGCACAGCTCGCCCCCGGCGTCAACCTGACCAGCTTCATCGACTGCTGTCACTCGGGCTCGATCACGCGGCTGGCGCTGTCGGGCGACCGGCGCGTCCGCTCCGTCTCGCCGAATACCGCCATGTGGAACTTCCGCGCAGAGCGTCGTCGGGCGCTTGCAGGCAGCCGCGCCGTCGGGAGCCGCGCCGCGATGCGCGACGTGGCCTTCTCCGCTGCCCAGCCGGACGAGTTGGCGTTCGAGACGGGCGGCCAGGGCGACTTCACCCGCCGGGCGCTCCGGGTGCTAGGGCGGGACGGGGCCGTCACCAATCGCGCGTTTCACGACGCGGTCGTCGCCGCGTTCGGCCCGAGTCGCCGACAAACGCCCTTCTTCGACGCGCCGGACTGGGCACACGACCGGCCCCTGCTTGCCCCCTACCCCATCGATTCCGACGACGAGAACCCCGCCGACCTCGACCCGCTTCCGTTCTCGGACCCCGCGCTCGTCGAGAGTGTGCTGGCCATGAACCGCAAGCTGGACCAACTCTTGAGCCGCCTCTAG
- a CDS encoding 3-hydroxyacyl-CoA dehydrogenase NAD-binding domain-containing protein, with protein MESVMTPPAATAAGTHKPFRTAAVLGAGTMGSQIAAHLANAGLQVYLLDVTPESIGREGKPNSIVEKAFKAATRLSPAPFMNEAAKRRVTLGNFDEHFDRIGEVDWVIEVVIEKMAIKQSVMARVEETARKDAVISTNTSGLPIGEIAEGRSDSFKSRFLGTHFFNPPRYLKLFEMIPTADTDPAVVERVAHFARVHLGKGIVVAKDTPNFIGNRIGVYGIMGAIDQFESGAFTIEEIDQLTGTLIGHPRSATFRTADVVGLDVLGHVTENLYENVPGDESREMFRSRDVLAKLVEAKLTGQKAGGGFYKKTKEGILSINPASMEYEPKKDSDLDIKAFKKAGDLKARLNALYEDEGRAGQFFRTTTLDLLAYSARRIPEIADTPKDIDNAMCWGFGWEAGPFEIWDLLGVDRVRDGMAEHGLATPDWVASVPSEGFYGEAHGIRQVWTPVAEASGDGAPGGGYVAAPTPADEISLPAIRATEGTELWKNSEAALLDMGDGVALFEFRSKANSLGQEVMGGLRDAIEKVENDPDLRGIVIANDGKNFSVGANLGEMAMAVAMGQMDQVEGYIADFQATIQRVRYAAKPVVVAPHQRVLGGGCEMTMASVQPVLAAETYIGLVELGVGLIPAGTGTMRMTAWAAEKVANRDRPSELQPFVRQAFEHIAMADVATSGKMAIEYGYVPSHTIVVMNDDRRFHVAKQQVLALSNSGYLPPAVMNSIPVLGAPGRAQFDIALFQYVDGGYISEYDRFLASRLAYVMTGGALTGPAEVHEGYLIELEREVFMSLLGEEKTQARVMHILQHNKPLRN; from the coding sequence ATGGAATCCGTCATGACGCCCCCGGCTGCGACGGCAGCGGGAACGCACAAGCCGTTCCGGACCGCTGCCGTGCTCGGCGCGGGCACCATGGGTAGCCAGATCGCTGCCCACCTCGCCAACGCGGGGCTCCAGGTCTACCTCCTCGACGTGACGCCCGAGAGCATCGGGCGCGAAGGCAAGCCCAACAGCATCGTCGAGAAGGCGTTCAAGGCTGCGACCCGGCTGAGCCCCGCGCCGTTCATGAACGAGGCCGCTAAGCGCCGCGTCACCCTCGGCAACTTCGACGAGCACTTCGACCGCATCGGCGAGGTCGACTGGGTCATCGAGGTCGTGATCGAGAAGATGGCGATCAAGCAGTCCGTGATGGCGCGCGTCGAGGAGACAGCCCGCAAGGATGCGGTCATCTCGACGAACACCTCCGGCCTGCCTATCGGCGAGATCGCCGAGGGCCGCTCGGACAGCTTCAAGAGCCGCTTCCTGGGGACGCACTTCTTCAACCCGCCACGCTATCTCAAGCTCTTTGAGATGATCCCGACGGCCGACACCGACCCGGCCGTCGTCGAGCGCGTGGCGCACTTCGCGCGGGTGCACCTCGGCAAGGGCATCGTCGTGGCGAAGGACACGCCGAACTTCATTGGCAACCGCATCGGCGTCTACGGCATCATGGGGGCCATCGACCAGTTCGAGTCGGGGGCCTTCACCATCGAGGAAATCGACCAACTCACGGGCACGCTCATCGGCCACCCGCGCAGCGCGACCTTCCGCACCGCCGACGTGGTCGGGCTCGACGTGCTCGGCCACGTCACGGAAAACCTCTACGAGAACGTCCCAGGCGACGAGTCGCGCGAGATGTTCCGATCCCGCGACGTGCTTGCCAAGCTCGTGGAGGCGAAGTTGACCGGCCAAAAGGCGGGCGGCGGCTTCTACAAGAAGACGAAGGAGGGCATTCTCTCGATCAACCCCGCGTCGATGGAGTACGAGCCGAAGAAGGACTCGGACCTCGACATCAAGGCGTTCAAGAAGGCAGGCGACCTAAAGGCCAGGTTAAACGCGCTCTACGAGGACGAAGGGCGCGCGGGGCAGTTCTTCCGCACAACGACGCTCGATCTGCTCGCCTACAGCGCGCGCCGCATCCCCGAGATCGCCGACACGCCGAAGGACATCGACAACGCGATGTGCTGGGGCTTCGGGTGGGAAGCGGGGCCGTTCGAGATCTGGGACCTGCTGGGCGTGGACCGCGTCCGCGACGGCATGGCCGAGCACGGCTTGGCCACACCCGATTGGGTCGCGAGCGTCCCGAGCGAGGGCTTCTACGGCGAAGCCCATGGCATCCGCCAGGTCTGGACGCCCGTCGCGGAGGCCTCGGGAGACGGGGCCCCGGGCGGAGGCTACGTCGCCGCGCCGACGCCCGCTGACGAGATCAGCCTCCCGGCTATTCGCGCTACAGAGGGCACGGAGCTGTGGAAGAACAGCGAGGCCGCGCTCCTCGACATGGGCGATGGCGTGGCGCTCTTCGAGTTCCGCAGCAAGGCCAACAGCCTCGGCCAGGAGGTCATGGGTGGCCTCCGCGACGCTATCGAGAAGGTCGAGAACGACCCCGACCTGCGCGGCATCGTGATCGCCAACGACGGCAAGAACTTCTCCGTCGGCGCCAACCTCGGCGAGATGGCGATGGCCGTCGCGATGGGGCAGATGGACCAGGTCGAAGGCTACATCGCCGACTTCCAGGCCACGATCCAGCGCGTGCGCTACGCCGCCAAGCCCGTCGTTGTCGCGCCGCACCAGCGTGTGCTCGGCGGCGGCTGCGAGATGACGATGGCGAGCGTGCAGCCCGTCCTCGCCGCGGAGACCTACATCGGGCTCGTCGAGCTTGGCGTCGGCCTCATCCCGGCCGGTACGGGCACGATGCGCATGACGGCGTGGGCCGCCGAGAAGGTCGCCAACCGCGACCGCCCGAGCGAACTCCAGCCGTTCGTCCGCCAGGCCTTCGAGCACATCGCCATGGCCGACGTCGCCACGAGCGGTAAAATGGCCATCGAGTATGGCTATGTGCCCAGCCACACGATCGTCGTGATGAACGACGACCGGCGCTTCCACGTCGCGAAGCAGCAGGTGCTCGCGCTCTCGAACAGCGGCTACCTCCCGCCCGCGGTGATGAACAGCATCCCCGTGCTCGGTGCTCCTGGCCGCGCGCAGTTCGACATTGCGCTCTTCCAGTACGTCGACGGCGGCTACATCTCGGAGTACGACCGCTTCCTCGCGTCGCGCCTCGCCTACGTGATGACCGGCGGCGCACTCACCGGCCCCGCTGAGGTCCATGAGGGCTACCTCATCGAGCTCGAACGCGAGGTCTTCATGTCGCTCCTCGGCGAGGAGAAGACGCAGGCCCGTGTGATGCACATCCTCCAGCACAACAAGCCGCTTCGGAATTAG
- a CDS encoding acyl-CoA dehydrogenase family protein, which yields MSSQSPGGGLSMADLSKLMQQIDLQQVVKLSQKVDLGELMSMVASMDAGTLAKMKAFAAAKKAPPVLPEPDGDVYDFAALLTDEQRAVVAQVRQFMEETVEPRINAFWQRDETPRDLLIEGIKASGVMDAMFDARGRRRRDQLLLDGFLTMEVSRIDVSTSTFIGVHTGLAMWSIELCGSEAQKDEWLPAMRNWDQIGCFGLTEPKTGSGVAGGLRTTCKREGDTWVLNGEKKWIGNSTFADVAVIWARDLDDNQVKGFLVRCKENPGYAVEKIEGKTALRAVENGHITLTDCRVPESDRLQEANSFEDTAEVLAVTRIGVAWGAVGCAQGAYEKAVRYAQTRKQFGQPIAKFQLIQRLLAEMQANVVQMQAMCTRLAQLQLEGRMTDAQASLAKMACAKRCRETVAMARELFGGNGILLEHHVARYFADAEAIYSYEGTNEVNQLIVGRAATGFSAFV from the coding sequence ATGTCCTCCCAGTCACCCGGCGGCGGCCTCTCGATGGCCGACCTCTCCAAGCTCATGCAGCAGATCGACCTCCAGCAGGTCGTGAAGCTCTCCCAGAAGGTCGACCTCGGCGAGCTCATGTCGATGGTCGCGTCGATGGACGCGGGCACGCTCGCCAAGATGAAGGCGTTCGCAGCAGCCAAGAAGGCCCCGCCCGTGCTCCCCGAGCCCGATGGCGACGTCTACGATTTCGCCGCGCTCCTCACCGACGAGCAGCGCGCTGTCGTGGCTCAGGTGCGCCAGTTCATGGAAGAGACCGTCGAGCCGCGCATCAACGCGTTCTGGCAGCGCGACGAGACACCGCGCGACCTGCTCATCGAGGGCATCAAGGCGTCGGGGGTGATGGACGCGATGTTCGACGCGCGGGGCCGCCGCCGCCGCGACCAACTGCTCCTCGACGGCTTCCTCACCATGGAAGTCTCCCGCATCGACGTCTCGACCTCGACGTTCATCGGCGTGCACACGGGCCTGGCGATGTGGTCGATCGAACTGTGCGGCTCGGAGGCGCAGAAGGACGAGTGGCTCCCGGCGATGAGGAACTGGGACCAGATCGGCTGCTTTGGCCTCACCGAGCCGAAGACTGGCAGCGGCGTCGCGGGTGGTCTCCGCACGACCTGCAAGCGCGAGGGCGACACGTGGGTCCTGAACGGCGAGAAGAAGTGGATCGGCAACTCGACGTTCGCCGATGTGGCTGTGATCTGGGCGCGCGACCTCGATGACAATCAGGTCAAGGGCTTCCTCGTTCGCTGCAAGGAAAACCCCGGCTATGCCGTCGAGAAGATCGAAGGCAAGACGGCGCTGCGGGCGGTCGAGAACGGCCACATCACGCTCACCGATTGCCGCGTGCCGGAGTCGGACCGCCTCCAGGAAGCCAACAGCTTCGAGGACACGGCTGAAGTGCTTGCCGTCACGCGCATCGGTGTGGCGTGGGGCGCGGTCGGCTGCGCGCAGGGGGCCTACGAGAAGGCCGTCCGCTATGCCCAGACGCGGAAGCAGTTTGGCCAGCCTATCGCCAAGTTCCAACTTATCCAGCGGCTCCTCGCCGAGATGCAGGCCAACGTCGTGCAGATGCAGGCGATGTGCACGCGCCTCGCGCAGCTCCAACTCGAAGGCCGCATGACCGACGCGCAGGCAAGCCTCGCCAAGATGGCCTGCGCCAAGCGCTGCCGCGAGACCGTGGCGATGGCGCGCGAACTCTTCGGCGGCAACGGCATCCTGCTAGAGCACCACGTGGCCCGCTACTTCGCCGACGCCGAGGCGATCTACTCCTACGAGGGCACCAACGAGGTCAACCAACTCATCGTCGGCCGCGCCGCGACGGGCTTCAGCGCGTTCGTGTAA
- a CDS encoding thiolase family protein produces the protein MQLNETYLVSAVRTAVGKSGRGTLQQARPEYMGAEVVKAAIERAGANPERIDDVIIGCAFPEGPQGMNMGRAIAIKAGLPETVPGLTVNRFCSSGLQTIAQGFNRITLGQADCIVAGGSESMSAVPMGGFYFAPDPALAQDTPDFYASMGITAENVADQYGISRADQDAFAFRSHQRALDAIDSGRFADEIVPLHVEGVVYHDGSTVEMKTVFDTDEGPRRDTSIEALARLRPVFKKGGSVTAGNSSQTSDGAAAAVLMSKRMVEETGAEPMARMLGFGVAGVPARIMGIGPVEAIPKAVAQAGLKLSDIGLVELNEAFAAQALAVVRELGLNEDLVNVNGGAIALGHPLGCTGAKLTATLLYEMQRRGVRYGLCTMCIGGGMGAAAVFENLKM, from the coding sequence ATGCAACTCAACGAAACCTATCTCGTCTCGGCGGTCCGCACGGCTGTCGGGAAGTCGGGGCGCGGGACGCTCCAGCAGGCCCGCCCCGAATACATGGGCGCGGAAGTCGTCAAGGCCGCCATCGAGCGCGCTGGCGCCAACCCAGAGCGCATCGACGACGTCATCATCGGCTGCGCCTTCCCCGAGGGGCCGCAGGGCATGAACATGGGCCGCGCCATCGCCATCAAGGCGGGACTGCCCGAGACCGTGCCCGGCCTCACCGTCAACCGCTTCTGCTCGTCGGGCCTCCAGACGATCGCGCAGGGCTTCAACCGCATCACGCTCGGCCAAGCCGACTGCATCGTGGCGGGCGGCTCCGAGTCGATGAGCGCGGTGCCGATGGGCGGGTTCTACTTCGCGCCGGACCCAGCATTGGCACAAGACACGCCGGACTTCTATGCCTCGATGGGCATCACCGCCGAGAACGTCGCTGACCAGTATGGCATCAGCCGCGCCGACCAGGACGCCTTCGCGTTCCGCAGCCACCAGCGCGCGCTCGACGCCATCGACAGCGGGCGCTTCGCCGACGAGATCGTCCCGCTCCACGTCGAGGGCGTCGTCTACCACGACGGCTCGACGGTCGAGATGAAGACCGTCTTCGACACCGACGAGGGCCCGCGCCGCGACACCTCCATCGAGGCGCTCGCGCGGCTGCGGCCCGTCTTCAAGAAGGGCGGCAGCGTCACGGCCGGCAACTCGTCGCAGACCAGCGATGGGGCTGCGGCCGCCGTGCTGATGTCGAAGCGCATGGTCGAAGAGACTGGCGCCGAGCCAATGGCGCGGATGCTCGGCTTCGGCGTGGCCGGTGTGCCTGCGCGCATCATGGGCATTGGCCCTGTCGAGGCGATCCCGAAGGCGGTCGCGCAGGCGGGCCTGAAGCTCAGCGACATCGGCCTAGTCGAGCTCAACGAGGCGTTCGCCGCGCAGGCGCTCGCCGTCGTCCGCGAACTCGGGCTCAACGAGGACCTCGTTAACGTCAACGGCGGCGCCATCGCGCTCGGCCACCCGCTCGGCTGCACCGGCGCGAAGCTGACCGCGACGCTCCTCTACGAGATGCAGCGGCGCGGCGTCCGATACGGTCTCTGCACGATGTGCATCGGCGGTGGCATGGGTGCCGCGGCGGTGTTCGAGAACCTGAAGATGTGA